One Mesorhizobium sp. L-2-11 genomic region harbors:
- a CDS encoding 8-amino-7-oxononanoate synthase has translation MNEALLARYDASLRGLARKDRLRTLAPRAGLDFSSNDYLGLAASKRLGEAVAAAIARGTPVGATGSRLLRGNSPEHEALEADAAAFFGAERALFFGSGYIANFALLTTLPQKGDLLILDDLAHASMHEGAQAGRAEFVLAAHNDVDAVEDAITRWRAGGGMGRVWIVVESLYSMDGDRAPMEGLVALADRHEAFLVVDEAHATGVWGSDGRGLAAAFEGRDNIVALHTCGKALGASGALVTGPGLLCDYLVNRCRPFIYATAPSPLMAVAVREAIAMLSDEPQRRVQLQERVAFAGRQLADRCGVTPSGSQIQPFVIGDNRRTMAVAAALQARGFDIRGIRPPTVPEGTSRLRISLTLNVSEADISAMVEALVEVLASA, from the coding sequence ATGAACGAGGCACTTCTTGCCCGGTATGACGCGTCCTTGCGCGGACTGGCGCGCAAGGACCGGCTGCGCACACTTGCACCGCGCGCCGGGCTCGACTTCTCGTCGAACGACTATCTCGGGCTTGCCGCCTCCAAAAGACTTGGCGAAGCGGTCGCGGCGGCGATTGCGCGGGGGACGCCGGTCGGCGCGACCGGATCGCGGTTGTTAAGGGGCAACTCACCGGAGCACGAGGCCCTGGAGGCAGACGCCGCGGCGTTCTTCGGCGCCGAACGCGCGCTGTTCTTCGGCAGCGGCTATATCGCCAACTTCGCTCTGCTGACGACGCTGCCGCAAAAGGGCGACCTCTTGATCCTCGACGACCTTGCTCATGCCAGCATGCATGAGGGGGCGCAGGCCGGGCGCGCCGAGTTCGTGCTGGCCGCGCATAACGACGTCGATGCTGTCGAGGACGCGATCACGCGCTGGCGCGCCGGAGGCGGCATGGGGCGCGTCTGGATCGTGGTCGAAAGCCTCTACAGCATGGATGGCGACCGCGCGCCGATGGAGGGCCTGGTCGCGCTTGCCGATCGGCACGAGGCATTCCTCGTCGTCGACGAGGCGCATGCCACCGGCGTCTGGGGATCGGACGGACGCGGCCTCGCCGCTGCCTTCGAGGGCCGCGACAACATCGTCGCGCTCCACACATGCGGCAAGGCGCTCGGCGCGTCCGGCGCGCTGGTCACCGGGCCGGGGCTGCTGTGCGACTATCTCGTCAACCGCTGCCGGCCATTCATCTACGCAACCGCGCCGTCGCCGCTGATGGCAGTGGCAGTGCGCGAGGCGATTGCCATGCTGTCCGATGAGCCTCAACGCCGCGTCCAGTTGCAGGAGCGCGTTGCCTTCGCGGGCCGCCAACTGGCCGACCGCTGCGGCGTGACACCCAGCGGCTCGCAGATCCAGCCCTTTGTCATCGGTGATAACAGGCGCACCATGGCGGTGGCGGCGGCGCTGCAGGCGCGCGGTTTCGACATACGCGGCATTCGTCCGCCGACCGTGCCGGAGGGCACGTCGCGGCTGCGCATCTCGCTGACACTCAACGTCAGCGAGGCCGACATTTCGGCCATGGTCGAGGCGCTCGTCGAAGTGTTGGCCTCGGCATGA
- the tnpC gene encoding IS66 family transposase, with the protein MVLPGLALPDDVDALKAMILSMAREQAASEARIAVADARIAASEAEVARLKAVEKSASERIANLTSILKVLQRTQHGTRSERLRLAIDDEQASFAFEEVETGLSEIRSELDRAVGNKPKRAPRPRKGFAAHLERIEEVVEPEIPADCEGLEKVLIGEDRSERLDVVPPKFQVIVTRRPKYAFRGRDGVVQALAPAHIIESGLPTERLLAYIAVSKYADGLPLYRQEAIYLRDGVEISRSLMAQWMGHLGFELQMLADYILERIKEGERVFADETTLPTLAPGSGKTTKAWLWAYARDDRPYGGTSPPMVAYRFEDSRGADCVARHLAGFSGILQVDGYSAYTNLVKARAKAGSNETIRLAGCWAHLRRKFYDLHISGVSQAATDSIIAMTELWKVEDEVRGKDAGSRAALRQEKSVAIVASLFDLWEAELGKVSGKSKTAEAIRYALTRREALERFLMDGRIEIDSNIVERAIRPQTITRKNSLFAGSHGGGRTWATVATLLQTCNMNSVDPLDWLSQTLTRIAQGWPASEIEMLMPWNFRPDVIG; encoded by the coding sequence ATGGTTCTACCGGGTCTTGCCCTTCCCGACGACGTTGATGCGCTGAAGGCGATGATCCTTTCCATGGCTCGCGAGCAGGCTGCAAGCGAGGCCCGGATCGCAGTCGCCGACGCTCGGATCGCAGCATCTGAGGCGGAGGTCGCCCGGCTGAAAGCTGTCGAGAAAAGCGCCAGCGAGCGGATCGCCAATCTCACGTCAATCCTGAAAGTTTTACAGCGCACGCAACATGGCACGCGTTCCGAGCGGCTACGCCTGGCCATCGACGACGAGCAGGCCTCCTTTGCCTTCGAAGAGGTCGAGACCGGCCTTTCGGAAATCCGGAGCGAACTCGACCGCGCGGTCGGGAACAAGCCGAAGCGCGCCCCGCGTCCGCGCAAGGGCTTTGCTGCCCACCTCGAACGCATCGAGGAGGTCGTCGAGCCGGAAATCCCGGCCGACTGCGAGGGGCTTGAAAAGGTTCTGATCGGCGAGGATCGATCCGAGCGGCTGGACGTCGTGCCGCCGAAGTTCCAGGTCATCGTCACGCGCCGTCCCAAATACGCCTTCCGGGGCCGTGACGGCGTGGTCCAGGCTCTGGCGCCGGCGCACATCATCGAAAGCGGGCTGCCGACGGAGCGGCTGCTCGCCTATATCGCCGTCTCCAAATACGCCGACGGCCTCCCGCTTTATCGGCAGGAGGCGATCTATCTGCGCGACGGCGTCGAGATCAGCCGGTCGTTGATGGCGCAGTGGATGGGGCATCTGGGCTTCGAGCTGCAGATGCTTGCTGATTACATACTGGAGCGCATCAAGGAGGGCGAAAGGGTCTTCGCCGACGAGACGACCTTGCCCACCCTTGCCCCTGGTTCCGGGAAAACCACGAAAGCCTGGTTGTGGGCCTACGCACGGGATGACCGACCCTATGGCGGAACCAGTCCGCCAATGGTTGCCTATCGTTTTGAAGACAGCAGAGGTGCGGATTGCGTGGCGCGCCACCTCGCCGGATTCAGCGGTATCCTGCAAGTGGATGGCTACTCGGCCTATACCAACCTGGTCAAGGCACGGGCCAAAGCCGGCAGCAATGAAACAATCCGGCTCGCCGGGTGCTGGGCTCACCTGCGGCGCAAATTCTACGACCTGCACATCAGCGGGGTCTCGCAGGCCGCGACGGATTCGATCATCGCCATGACCGAATTGTGGAAGGTCGAGGACGAGGTCCGCGGCAAGGATGCCGGAAGCCGCGCCGCGCTACGTCAGGAAAAGTCCGTGGCCATTGTCGCGAGCCTCTTCGATCTATGGGAAGCGGAACTGGGCAAGGTCTCCGGAAAATCCAAGACCGCCGAGGCGATCCGCTACGCGCTCACCCGGCGGGAGGCGCTGGAACGCTTTCTGATGGACGGTCGCATCGAAATCGACTCCAATATCGTCGAGCGTGCAATCAGGCCCCAGACGATCACGCGAAAGAATAGTCTATTCGCCGGCAGCCACGGCGGTGGACGAACCTGGGCGACGGTAGCCACCTTGCTGCAAACCTGCAACATGAACAGCGTCGATCCGCTCGACTGGCTCTCGCAGACCTTGACCCGCATCGCTCAAGGCTGGCCGGCATCCGAAATCGAAATGCTCATGCCTTGGAACTTTAGGCCTGACGTTATCGGCTGA
- the hemN gene encoding oxygen-independent coproporphyrinogen III oxidase, protein MLQTKHSEACLPWYFNYPTAPQFSAAIGAEAYGEWLGGLSANDPVSLYIHIPFCRSMCWYCGCPTTITQRDPPNQNYVAALRGEIHLVSELTPQALPVSDVHFGGGTPTLLEPTEFLALTELLRRRFAFRQKTAIAVEIDPRTFTAEMAEALSAAGVNRASLGVQSFDPSVQKAINRIQSVEQTATAVENLRQQGINRINIDLIYGLPNQTMQSCVQTATVAVAMRPQRIAVFGYAHTPSSNKHQRLIEKAGLPDSAARAEQAAAVAETLVAAGYREIGVDHFALPDDELALAQKTGRLRRNSQGYSADTCKTLIAFGASAIGRVGEGYVENAGALEAYSQHIAAGRLATSKGYRLIGEDRVRGAIIERLMCDLEADVPAICAAHGFDWTHFLDSAERLAMLADDGIVDVENGFIRVRHGHRILLRSVAA, encoded by the coding sequence ATGCTACAGACAAAACATAGCGAGGCGTGCCTGCCTTGGTATTTCAATTATCCAACTGCACCGCAGTTCTCCGCAGCGATCGGCGCGGAGGCCTATGGGGAATGGCTCGGCGGCCTATCGGCTAACGATCCCGTATCGCTCTATATCCATATTCCGTTCTGCCGGTCGATGTGCTGGTATTGCGGCTGCCCTACTACCATCACCCAGCGGGACCCGCCGAACCAAAATTACGTGGCGGCGCTGCGCGGCGAGATCCATTTGGTCTCAGAGCTAACGCCGCAGGCGCTGCCCGTGAGCGACGTGCACTTTGGCGGCGGAACGCCCACGCTCCTTGAGCCAACGGAATTCCTCGCCTTGACGGAGCTTCTACGCCGCCGCTTCGCGTTCAGGCAAAAGACCGCCATCGCCGTCGAGATCGATCCGCGCACGTTCACCGCGGAGATGGCCGAAGCCTTAAGTGCAGCCGGGGTGAACCGCGCGAGCCTCGGCGTGCAAAGTTTCGACCCCAGTGTTCAAAAAGCGATCAATCGTATCCAGAGTGTAGAGCAGACGGCGACTGCCGTCGAAAACCTGCGCCAGCAGGGAATAAACCGCATTAACATCGATCTCATCTACGGTCTTCCCAATCAGACGATGCAGTCCTGCGTCCAGACCGCCACGGTGGCGGTGGCGATGCGCCCGCAGCGGATTGCCGTGTTCGGATACGCTCACACGCCGTCTTCTAATAAACATCAGCGCCTCATCGAAAAGGCAGGACTACCGGACAGCGCTGCCCGCGCCGAACAAGCTGCGGCCGTCGCCGAGACGCTGGTTGCTGCCGGCTACCGAGAGATTGGGGTCGACCACTTCGCCTTGCCGGACGACGAGCTCGCATTGGCTCAGAAAACCGGTCGCCTGCGGCGCAACTCCCAAGGTTACTCTGCCGACACCTGCAAAACCCTGATCGCCTTTGGTGCGTCGGCTATCGGGCGTGTTGGAGAGGGTTACGTCGAGAACGCAGGCGCGCTGGAGGCCTATAGTCAGCATATCGCAGCTGGTCGCTTGGCAACGTCGAAGGGCTACCGTCTCATCGGCGAAGACCGCGTCCGAGGCGCAATCATCGAGCGACTGATGTGTGATCTCGAGGCCGACGTACCGGCAATCTGTGCCGCCCACGGATTTGATTGGACCCATTTTCTCGATTCAGCTGAGCGCTTGGCGATGCTGGCCGACGACGGGATAGTGGACGTCGAGAATGGCTTCATCCGCGTGCGGCATGGCCATCGCATTTTGCTTCGCTCTGTTGCTGCGTAA
- the bioD gene encoding dethiobiotin synthase encodes MTKRIVITGTDTGIGKTVFSAGLAGLLNGFYWKPVQSGLDGETDSEVVERLAGLPTGRVLPEVYRLKEPLSPHRSAELDGVAIDVAKLSLPDLPGPIVIEGAGGLMVPLNRQKKFIDIFAQWRVPVILCARTKLGTINHTLLSIEALRARSIPLIGIAFIGDEVADTQRTIVEFSGVRQLGRLPHIDPLTSETLREAMVAGFDLTAIAGGE; translated from the coding sequence ATGACCAAGCGCATCGTCATCACCGGAACGGATACCGGCATCGGCAAGACGGTGTTTTCGGCGGGGCTGGCCGGCCTGCTCAACGGTTTCTACTGGAAGCCGGTGCAATCGGGCCTCGACGGCGAAACCGACAGCGAGGTTGTGGAACGGCTAGCCGGCCTGCCGACAGGGCGCGTGCTGCCCGAAGTGTATCGCCTGAAGGAGCCGCTTTCGCCGCATCGTTCAGCCGAACTCGACGGCGTCGCGATAGACGTGGCAAAGCTCTCGCTTCCGGACTTGCCGGGTCCGATCGTCATCGAAGGTGCCGGGGGACTGATGGTGCCGCTCAACCGGCAGAAAAAGTTCATCGACATATTCGCTCAGTGGCGGGTGCCGGTCATCCTATGCGCCCGTACCAAGCTCGGCACGATCAACCACACCCTCTTGTCGATCGAGGCGCTCAGAGCCCGTTCTATCCCGCTCATCGGCATTGCCTTCATCGGCGATGAGGTGGCCGATACGCAGAGAACAATCGTGGAATTCAGCGGCGTGCGCCAACTTGGCAGGCTGCCGCACATCGATCCGCTGACGAGTGAGACGCTGCGGGAAGCGATGGTTGCCGGCTTCGACCTCACAGCGATCGCCGGGGGCGAATGA
- a CDS encoding beta-ketoacyl-ACP synthase III — MSGLSRLLGFGHHAPARKVENPEIENRLGLDPGWIERRTGIRSRFWATEEDTLSGLAAQAGDMALASAGIDRSDVGLLLLATSTPDHLLPPSAPLVAHRLGLSRAGAVDLTGACAGFVYALMFADGFTRLHGKPALVIAANILSRRINPAERASSVLFADAAGALVIGPCEDPYQGILGASVDSDGSRYGLIQIPAGGSNTPFHGELDLEQTRMTITDGREVFAKAVEMMTACSQDALAAARMRPQDIDRFVPHQANARIFDAVGRNLGIADEAIVKTIAEYGNSSAATIPLSLSLAHRAAPFRPGEKVLLAAAGAGLSGGALVVGI, encoded by the coding sequence GTGAGCGGGTTGTCGCGCCTTCTCGGCTTCGGCCATCATGCGCCCGCGCGCAAGGTCGAGAACCCGGAAATCGAAAACCGTCTCGGGCTCGACCCCGGCTGGATTGAACGGCGCACCGGCATACGGTCGCGCTTCTGGGCCACGGAAGAAGACACGTTGTCAGGCCTTGCCGCGCAAGCCGGCGACATGGCGCTGGCGAGCGCCGGCATCGACCGCAGCGACGTCGGCCTTTTGTTGCTTGCCACCTCGACACCCGATCACCTGCTGCCGCCCAGTGCGCCGCTGGTCGCGCATCGGCTGGGGCTTAGCCGCGCCGGTGCGGTCGATCTGACCGGCGCCTGCGCCGGCTTCGTCTATGCGCTGATGTTCGCGGACGGGTTCACCCGCCTGCACGGCAAACCAGCGCTGGTCATCGCCGCCAACATCCTCAGCCGCCGCATCAATCCAGCCGAGCGCGCGAGCTCAGTCCTTTTCGCCGATGCCGCCGGCGCCCTGGTGATCGGTCCTTGCGAGGATCCCTATCAGGGTATTCTCGGCGCTTCGGTGGATTCCGACGGCTCGCGCTACGGGCTGATCCAGATCCCGGCAGGCGGAAGCAACACCCCGTTCCATGGCGAGCTCGATCTCGAGCAGACCCGCATGACGATCACCGACGGCCGCGAAGTGTTCGCCAAGGCGGTTGAGATGATGACTGCCTGCTCGCAGGACGCACTCGCGGCGGCCCGGATGCGGCCGCAGGACATCGATCGGTTCGTACCGCACCAGGCCAATGCCCGCATTTTCGATGCGGTCGGGCGAAACCTCGGCATCGCCGATGAAGCGATCGTCAAGACGATCGCCGAGTATGGCAACTCTTCCGCCGCGACGATCCCGCTCTCGCTGTCGCTCGCCCATCGGGCGGCGCCGTTCCGGCCGGGGGAGAAGGTTCTTCTGGCGGCCGCGGGTGCGGGTCTTAGCGGCGGTGCGCTCGTCGTTGGAATTTAG
- a CDS encoding adenosylmethionine--8-amino-7-oxononanoate transaminase translates to MSQSQVWHPFTQHALEPAIPEIVRTEGAYLHKADGTRILDAISSWWVVTHGHRHPGIIKAIETTAASLDQIIFAGFTHEPAERLASALVGLAPSGLDWVFYSDSGSTSVEVALKMALGYFRNIGAPRSRIVVMEHSYHGDTIGTMSVGARGVFNAAYEPLLFEVDTIPFPAAGREQETLDRFEAVSRDRRAAALIVEPLVLGAGGMLMYPAWVLAELKKIAEASGTLLIADEVMTGWGRTGTMFACEQAAISPDILCTSKGLTGGVIPLAATLATDAIFQAHYAEDRRKTFFHSSSYTANPIACAAALANVEIWRDEPVAERIAALSARLAAGLRRFGDNPAFADIRTTGTIAALDLRTGSAGYLAEIGPELRAFFLGRGLLVRPLGNVLYLLPPYCITGGELDGLYDAIEEAGERFGSRP, encoded by the coding sequence ATGTCGCAGTCTCAAGTCTGGCATCCCTTCACCCAGCACGCGCTCGAGCCCGCCATCCCTGAAATCGTCCGGACGGAAGGCGCCTACCTCCACAAGGCCGACGGCACGCGCATCCTGGATGCCATTTCGTCCTGGTGGGTCGTCACCCACGGCCACCGCCATCCCGGCATCATCAAGGCCATCGAGACGACCGCGGCGAGCCTCGACCAGATCATCTTCGCTGGCTTCACCCACGAGCCGGCCGAACGCCTGGCGAGCGCACTTGTCGGCCTCGCTCCGTCTGGCCTCGACTGGGTGTTCTATTCCGACAGTGGTTCGACCTCCGTCGAAGTCGCGCTGAAGATGGCGCTTGGCTATTTCCGCAACATCGGCGCGCCGCGTTCGCGCATCGTCGTCATGGAGCACAGCTATCATGGCGACACGATCGGCACGATGAGCGTCGGAGCCCGCGGTGTGTTCAACGCTGCCTACGAGCCGCTGCTGTTCGAGGTCGACACCATCCCCTTCCCGGCCGCTGGGCGCGAGCAGGAGACGCTGGACCGGTTCGAGGCAGTCTCCCGCGACCGGCGCGCGGCCGCGCTGATCGTCGAGCCGCTGGTGCTTGGCGCGGGCGGCATGCTGATGTATCCGGCCTGGGTTCTGGCCGAGTTGAAGAAGATCGCAGAGGCCTCCGGCACGCTGCTGATCGCCGACGAGGTTATGACCGGCTGGGGCCGCACCGGGACCATGTTCGCCTGCGAGCAGGCAGCGATCTCTCCGGACATCCTGTGCACCTCGAAGGGCCTGACCGGCGGCGTGATCCCGTTGGCCGCCACGCTTGCCACCGACGCCATCTTCCAGGCCCACTATGCCGAAGACCGGAGGAAGACCTTCTTCCACTCGAGTTCCTACACCGCCAATCCGATTGCCTGTGCGGCGGCACTCGCCAATGTCGAGATCTGGCGTGACGAACCGGTGGCCGAGCGTATCGCGGCCCTGAGCGCGAGACTGGCCGCCGGGCTTCGGCGCTTTGGCGACAATCCGGCCTTCGCCGACATCCGGACAACCGGCACGATCGCAGCCCTCGATCTGCGCACCGGCTCCGCCGGCTATCTGGCCGAGATCGGGCCGGAGCTGCGCGCTTTCTTCCTCGGGCGCGGACTGCTCGTGCGCCCGCTCGGCAATGTCCTCTATCTCCTGCCGCCCTATTGCATCACCGGCGGCGAGCTCGACGGGCTCTACGACGCCATCGAGGAGGCCGGCGAACGCTTCGGTTCGAGGCCGTGA
- the panD gene encoding aspartate 1-decarboxylase, whose translation MRKLVAGKLHGIHVTEANLNYHGSITLDPDHCEAAGILPMEFVEIWNKNSGARISTYVILGERGSRCCILNGAAARTCQPDDPIIVCNAIYLDEAHITSLKPRIVTFDQDNHILDRLSYSVDIDTDGRYSFAILDEADEPLVIPALVSGA comes from the coding sequence ATGCGAAAACTAGTCGCCGGCAAGCTGCACGGCATCCACGTCACAGAAGCGAACCTCAACTACCATGGTTCGATAACGCTCGACCCCGACCACTGCGAGGCAGCCGGGATCCTGCCGATGGAATTCGTGGAGATATGGAACAAGAATTCCGGTGCGCGGATTTCGACCTATGTCATCCTCGGCGAGCGCGGCTCACGGTGCTGCATCCTCAACGGAGCGGCGGCTCGCACCTGTCAGCCCGACGACCCGATTATCGTCTGCAACGCCATCTACCTGGACGAAGCGCATATCACTTCGCTGAAGCCGCGCATCGTCACGTTCGACCAGGATAACCACATACTCGACCGCCTGAGCTACTCCGTCGATATTGACACAGACGGCCGTTACAGTTTCGCCATTCTTGACGAGGCGGATGAGCCTTTGGTCATTCCTGCCCTGGTCTCCGGGGCGTGA